tgcctcgaaacagcggcgctttgtcccgaaagcttccttcttattttttccaggtcGAAACACACCATagagcagaagatgggcgtcggaggcctgccagggggcccacaaggacggggggcgtgccctccacccttgtggctggctggtggcccccctttgggctttcttcgcccaatattttttatatattcccaaaaatttctccgtgaagtttcaggacttttggagttgtgcataataggtctctaatatttgctcatttccTAGTCCAGAATTCGagttgccgacattctccctcttcatgtaaaccttatgaaatgagagaaaaggcagaagtattatgatataatgtgtaataacagcccataatgcaataaatatcaacataaaagcatcatgcaaaatggacgtatctattcccccaagcttagacctctcttgtcctcCAGCCAAAGCCGATAtccaaaaatatgtccacatgtttagagatagaggtgtagataaaataaaatacggacatgaggggatcatgatcatctttagaacagcaacatatattgtcataaaAATTTCttgtgctaaagtaacaattcgttcacagggtaaagtatgaatcagaaacttcattgaaaactaacaaactatgatctcagtcagtgaagcaattgcaattcatcttaacatcggaaagagtcaatataagagcttttcagcaagtccacatactcaactatcatttaaactttcacaattgctaacactcacgcgatacttatgtgtacaaagtttcaatcggacacagagaaagataggggcttatagtttcgcctcccaaccttttacctcaagggtaatgtcaacaataataatttatgaaaacctacatccgaatggatatatatatccggatctcccCAACACATAGTCCGTGCCAAAGGAaaaggtgtaaaaaggaaaggtgatgatcaccatgactcttgtataagggtaaaagataaaactaaaatataggcccttcgtagagggaagtagaggttgtcatgcgcttttatggttggatgcacaaaagcttaatgcaaaagaacatcactttatattgccgcttgtgataaagacctttattatgcagtctgtcgcttttgttTCTTCCATACCACAAATTCATataaaagcttattttcttcacactaatagatcatacatatttagagagcaatttttattgcttgcaccaatgacaacttacttgaaggatcttactcaatccataggtaggtatggtggactctcatggcaacacTGGGTTTatgggatgtttggaagcacaagtagtacctctacttggtgcaaagaatttggctagcatgagagggaaaggcaagctcaacatgttggatgatccatgacaatataacttctattcggatataagaaaacataacccattatgctgtcttccttgcccaacatcaaccttttagcatatcatattttaatgagtgctcacaattacaaaagatgtccaagatagtatatttatatgtgaagcctgtctttctttattacttcctattaattgcaacaatgaccaaaactatgtttatcaactttcaacaacttttattcattatactctttatatgtgaagtcattactctccgtaagatcaatatatgatctttttatttatttttattctttcttttatttaatttcctcaagatcatagcaagagagcaaagccctcaactcaaaactactctttattatatatagctcacagactcgattacatagagggaacataaagcaaaactcaaagctagatcatgctaaaaactttattctactagatcaagatataaccaaaaggattgaactaagaaaaacgataaagatgtgatggtgatacgataccggggcacctcccccaagcttggcagttgccaaggggagtgcccatacccatgtatgtatgtctctttcttcagaggtagtgatgatggagttgtcGATGAAATAGTgccacacatcgagcgtaggagatgctCCAATttacgaataatgcccttgagtgcggtgatatgctcttgcaataggatattttcacgagtgagatatttattttgcacatgaaTTATTTCAataatcttgaaagcttcaatttcagtaggggtaagaCGATTGTAGTATGGCTGacggatgtcttcttcttctgctactTGAGCTTGATCTTCCACGTCCTTCTTGATCTTATCACCCTCGTTGATTTCCCCAAGTTCTTCTCTCgtcatctctatcttcattagctaAGCATCGTCGCCAAAGTTGTTGGTGGAGGAggatgacatgatgcctggccttgaaaactctggcagaaaacaactcAAAACGGAAATAGGGGATATTGCCGCGGTACGGCcatcaaaaccttcaggagattatataatgaatttttaccgaccaaaagaagtatcgtgaaagaaaacagagtccggagggcacacgaggtggccagaaggtagggggcgcgcccaggggctagggcacgccctccacccttgtggtcgcctcgtgtctctttcggactacttataattttcctaattttttaaatattccaaaacggagaaaaattgccattagaacagttttggagtcggtttacttaccataccacatacctattcctttttggagtctgaaacgttctggaaagtgtcccttatgtactcctttgGTGTTAATGTGTCAATTGTCTCAAAATTTATGggaatacctgagatataatgtttgattctttgaccgtttaccaccttcggatttgtgccttcgcctttgttaatttttatggaaccgaaacgatagacctcctcgataatgtaaggaccttcgcatttagagagaagctttcctacaaaaaaatcttaaacgagagttgtatagcaaaacatgatcgcctaggttaaactcacgcttttgtatccttttgtcatgccatcttttaactttttttctttaaacaacttggcattctcataggcttgggttctccattcatcaagcgagctaatgttaaataacctcttctcaccggcaagtttgaaatcatagttgagctctttaatagcccaatatgccttatgttctagttcgagaggtaagtgacatgcttttccataaaccattttatatggagacatacccataggattcttagaacaattctttctagatctattaatagtcttttgcaaaaatcATTTTAACTTCTCTATTGcacagttctacttgaccactagactgaggatgatatggagatgcaattctatggttaacaccttacttagcaagcattttacggaaagcaccatgaataaaatgtgaaccaccaccagtcattaaatatccagggactctaaacctcggaaaaaataacttctttaagcatcttaatagaagtgttatgatcagcactactagttggaatagcttctacccacttagtgacgtaatcaacaacaactaaaatatgtgtataatcatagccccaaacatcaaatggttcaataacaagtgaataattcataggcatttcctgatgtctaccaatattgccaattctctggcatttatcacaagacaagacaaacttacgagcatccttgaagattTGTACACTCTCGTCGGCATAGTCACACGTGCGTGACAGCGGAGTTGCACAATCTTGCTCACATTGTTGCACACGCACGGGTGCAAAGTTGCACATTTTCATCGGCATAGGAGCCCACTCACTTTCCTGcgggagttgcacactctcgccGGCATAGTAGTTTACATAACATTGGGGGAGTTGCACCTGAGTGACAGGATAGTCAAACACACATGACCATGAAGTTGCAAACTCTCATTGGCGCACTAGCTCACGCACggccgcggagttgcacactctcgtcggcatagtcgcacatgTGTGGCCACGGATTTGCACACTCTCGTCCGCATAGTTGCACATGTACTGCTGCGGTAGGTGCTCACGCACGACCTTGGAGTTCACACTCTCGGTGGCATGTCCATGGTTAGCTAGttacacatgtccatggttagagaAAAAAGTTATACATCGACTGTTAGTTAGTTGCACATCGACAGTTAAACAGTTGCACTAAACAAAGACTAAATTACACacaaaaaagtttgtcaaaacataCCTATGTGGGATCTAGTTGCGAAGAGCGCGAGGGTTCCAACGATGAAAACATATCTTAACTCCAACACGCGGTTTAAAAGTtatgactttttaaaaatttgaagACTCGAATTACATACATTCACACCTGTTCACATGGATACTTTAGTAATACTTTTTGTTTACGTAATACTTTTTCTACTTCCCCATCCCAAAATATAAGACGGTTTTTTACACTACGatggtgtcaaaaaacgtcttacatttcaggacggagggagtaatatgtgAATTACTAGAATTCTTTTCTTATATCAATTAGAGAGGACAAATTAttactccctccgccccataatgtaagacgttctTTTATACTACACTAGAGTCAAGAAACGTCTTACATTACGGGACGAAGGGAGTACCTTTTATAGATTAGGGGATCAAAAAAATTTATTTTAGGCCGGCGGCTGGGAACGACTAGCGAAAAATCGGCCACTGGCTAGACTTGTCCTTGATTAATGAAGAAGGACATGGACGCGAATGTTTGGTTTATGGATACATATGTACTCTATATGCATTTttttagtaattcaacaaaaagtcaaaaaaattgaatttttttttaaaataaacttgACCTTTGATTATACTCGTGAGAAAAGTTCCAAAGAAAGAAAATTCCTCTTTGACTTCTTAAAAAAATAACTTTTTATCAAAATAAcatgaatagtgacctataatagcaaagaGATGTTGTTTTTTTCGCTATGAAGTCAATGTTGTTGTTTTTTAATTTATATACTAGTGCGCAAGTAAGTTAAGTTTATTCTAAAGCTTTTTGTGTAATTATTAAAAAAATCTATATAGGATAGATATACAACCAGAAAGCAAAGTGTATTTCCCACAAGCACATACAATTATGACAGCGAGACGCAAATATGAGCAAACTCGTCCCACGCTCACACCAATCTCACGCGCGTTATCAGGCCTTGTACAATGAGAGGTGCTTAGGGaaagtgcttagaaaaataaatcaggcttttctgaagcaccggtgcctaagcgtctctcctgtagaaataggcaccggtgcttcagaaaaattcggtttatttttctaagcacctctcttagcatcgcccattgtacaaggcctcacAGTTGAGTTGTTAACCGCATCCTCCCTCATTTCCCTCCAAAATTAGTGTTTTCCTGCTACCACTCTGTTTCTTTCTCCTCTCACTTTCCAATTTTAGCTCCTGTTTGTTCCCCGGCTATCTTCTCCCACGAACCGAGACCACCAATAACCCACGCCTCTCCGCTTCCGACATTGGTCGTTGTTTCCCGGCGGAACGCGCCCCgttccgccgccgctgccgtggcCATGCCACTCATACAGCGGAGGACAGACCCTGTGCTCTGATCGCCGTCGTCATcgttcgccgccgctgccgccgcagcaCGCGCCCGATGGGCAACGTCTGCGTCGACGCGCGCCGCAGCTTCGCCAAGAACGGCTTCTTCAGCACCATCTCCGGCTCCATTTGGCGCAACCGCTCCGCCGCTCCCTCGAGTAGCCCCTCCGAGCCTACCACCACCTCCCGCTCCGTCCCCGTTGTACAGCCCACCGCCTCTGCTCCTCCCCCCGAGGTCAAGCCGCCTACGCCTGAGCCAACCCCTACGGCCCCTCCAGCTCCCATCGTCATCTCCGAACCGGCGAGACCGCCCCCCCAACAGCACATTCAGCCAGCGGAGAAAGAGGCCaatacccctcctcctcctcctccgtcggaGCAGCAGCCGTCATCGCAGCCGGCTCAGCCGCAGCCGAGACAGCAGTCGCGGCCCAAGAAGCCGTCGGGGCACATCAAGCGCATCTCGAGTGCCGGGCTGCAGGTGCAGTCGGTCCTCCGGCGTAAGACCGACAACCTCAAGGACAAATACAGCCTCGGCCGGAAGCTGGGGCAGGGGCAGTTCGGCACGACGTACCTGTGCGTGGACAAGGCAACTGGTCTGGAGTACGCGTGCAAGTCCATCGCCAAGCGGAAGCTCATCACCGACGAGGACGTGGAGGACGTGCGGCGGGAGATCCAGATCATgcaccacctcgccggccaccCGAACATTATCTCCATCCGGGGAGCCTATGAGGACGCGGTAGCGGTGCACGTTGTGATGGAGCTGTGCGCCGGCGGGGAGCTGTTCGACCGGATCGTGCGCAGGGGGCACTACACCGAGCGGCAGGCTGCCGAGCTCGCCCGTGTCATCGTGGCCGTCGTCGAGTCGTGCCACTCGCTGGGCGTAATGCACCGCGACCTCAAGCCTGAGAACTTCCTCTTCGTGGGTAATGAGGAGGACGCGGCGCTCAAGACCATCGACTTCGGCCTCTCCATGTTCTTCCGACCAGGTAAACCTCCATGAATACAATTGACCTCAAGCCTGAGCAGTGAGCTGAGGCAGGAATTTTGGTGCAGGCGAGATGTTCAGCGACGTTGTGGGGAGCCCGTACTACGTGGCGCCGGAGGTGCTCAAGAAGAGCTACAGCCAGGACGCTGATGTGTGGAGCGCCGGCGTCATCGTGTACATCCTGCTATGCGGCGTGCCTCCATTCTGGGCAGGTAGACTCATGTCATGCCGGTCACATATGCAGCTCTGAAACCGCGGCACAACATGCTTTTTGCCATGGATTGCAGAGACAGAGCAGGGGATATTCGAGCAGGTGCTGAACGGCACGCTGGACTTCGAGTCGGACCCGTGGCCCAGCGTGTCGGAGGGCGCCAAGGACCTCCTCCGGAAGGTGCTCGTCAGGGACCCCAAGAAGCGGCTCACCGCGCACCAAGTCCTCTGTCAGTCCGCTCGCCGCCGTCGCGTTGCACTTAGACCTAGACCTACTGACATCTTGCAAATGTTCTATGCTGCATGCAGGCCACCCGTGGCTGCAGATGAGCGGAGAGGCACCCGACAAGCCGCTCGACTCGGCGGTTCTCTCCCGCCTGAAGCAGTTCTCGGCGATGAACAAGCTCAAGAAGATGGCATTGAGAGTGAGCACCGGTGTCATTGCCATCATCTATGCTAGTATAAGGCCACCGTATCCATGTGAGTCTGGGAATTGAG
This window of the Triticum aestivum cultivar Chinese Spring chromosome 5D, IWGSC CS RefSeq v2.1, whole genome shotgun sequence genome carries:
- the LOC123124526 gene encoding calcium-dependent protein kinase 27, which codes for MGNVCVDARRSFAKNGFFSTISGSIWRNRSAAPSSSPSEPTTTSRSVPVVQPTASAPPPEVKPPTPEPTPTAPPAPIVISEPARPPPQQHIQPAEKEANTPPPPPPSEQQPSSQPAQPQPRQQSRPKKPSGHIKRISSAGLQVQSVLRRKTDNLKDKYSLGRKLGQGQFGTTYLCVDKATGLEYACKSIAKRKLITDEDVEDVRREIQIMHHLAGHPNIISIRGAYEDAVAVHVVMELCAGGELFDRIVRRGHYTERQAAELARVIVAVVESCHSLGVMHRDLKPENFLFVGNEEDAALKTIDFGLSMFFRPGEMFSDVVGSPYYVAPEVLKKSYSQDADVWSAGVIVYILLCGVPPFWAETEQGIFEQVLNGTLDFESDPWPSVSEGAKDLLRKVLVRDPKKRLTAHQVLCHPWLQMSGEAPDKPLDSAVLSRLKQFSAMNKLKKMALRVIAENLSEEEIAGLKEMFKMMDTDNSGQINYEELKAGLERVGANMKESDISQLMQAADIDNSGTIDYGEFIAATLHLNKVEREDHLYAAFQYFDKDGSGYITADELQQACDEFGIEDVRLEDMIGEVDQDNDGRIDYNEFVAMMQKSTTGFGKKGHQYNLSVGLRDALNIKSNS